The proteins below come from a single Drosophila miranda strain MSH22 chromosome Y unlocalized genomic scaffold, D.miranda_PacBio2.1 Contig_Y1_pilon, whole genome shotgun sequence genomic window:
- the LOC117190999 gene encoding uncharacterized protein LOC117190999 yields MSESAYAAVGYWRIRTKSKWKSAFIMGKTKCAPMKLSTIPMLELQAAVLGTRLRKCILEGHDVNPKCVHMWSDSKTVLAWIKSDHRKYKPYVGHRIDEILEATRLEDWHWVPTKDNPADFGTKLRSGTRETSWLRGPQFLQEDASQWNLGTSDVGDTELELRSKFTLSINEMSSDGSVNIVFRELLERFSSFTRRMRVVAWVYRMCDRKIKRKVYLDVSEIEEAVLIVIRNVQDVAFHDERVALLTGQSIEKNSKLWKLSPIIDGRGVIRMNGHINNACSVGEETRRPILMPQGHHVTKLIVRHYHELWKHQNENTIIAEIRRKYYIPHCRQEVRRAARNCMTCKIQRASPKMPLMGQLPKDRLSPYVRLFSYVGIDYMGPFLVVRGRPG; encoded by the coding sequence ATGAGTGAGTCAGCTTATGCAGCAGTTGGATACTGGCGCATACGTACGAAATCTAAATGGAAGTCCGCATTTATAATGGGAAAGACCAAGTGTGCCCCAATGAAACTATCGACCATACCCATGCTCGAGCTACAGGCGGCAGTGCTAGGAACTCGTCTCAGGAAATGTATTCTTGAGGGTCACGACGTCAACCCCAAATGTGTCCACATGTGGTCCGACTCCAAGACTGTCTTAGCATGGATTAAATCAGATCACAGAAAATATAAGCCATATGTAGGACACAGAATTGACGAGATACTTGAAGCCACAAGGTTGGAAGATTGGCATTGGGTGCCTACTAAGGATAACCCGGCAGACTTTGGCACCAAACTCAGATCTGGAACTCGAGAAACCTCCTGGTTGAGAGGCCCTCAATTCCTTCAAGAGGACGCAAGTCAATGGAATCTAGGAACTTCAGACGTTGGTGACACGGAACTGGAACTAAGAAGCAAGTTTACGTTATCAATCAATGAGATGTCTTCAGATGGATCTGTCAATATCGTATTCAGGGAGTTGCTGGAAAGGTTCTCTTCATTTACAAGGCGGATGCGAGTTGTCGCTTGGGTCTACAGGATGTGTGATCGTAAGATCAAACGAAAAGTCTACCTTGATGTATCTGAAATTGAAGAAGCTGTACTCATAGTGATCCGCAATGTACAGGATGTTGCATTTCATGATGAGCGGGTGGCGCTATTGACTGGACAGTCCATCGAAAAGAACAGCAAGCTGTGGAAGTTGTCTCCGATCATAGACGGAAGAGGAGTGATCCGCATGAATGGGCATATTAATAACGCATGTTCGGTTGGAGAAGAAACCAGGCGTCCAATATTAATGCCCCAAGGGCATCACGTTACAAAATTGATCGTGCGACATTATCACGAGCTATGGAAACACCAGAATGAAAACACAATTATAGCAGAAATACGCAGAAAGTACTACATACCACACTGCCGACAGGAGGTTCGCCGTGCAGCTAGAAATTGTATGACTTGTAAAATCCAGAGAGCTTCACCAAAAATGCCATTAATGGGACAACTTCCTAAGGACAGACTCTCTCCGTACGTACGCTTATTCTCATATGTTGGAATCGACTATATGGGACCGTTTCTGGTTGTAAGAGGAAGGCCTGGATAG